The nucleotide window ACGACGAACAGCGCTATGTCGATGTTAGTTAGAGAAAGGTTGAAAGTATTCGCGCGAGCGGCCTACCAAGATACCACCAgtcctcggcatcgcggTACTTCTTCATCAAACGCATATGCACGTCATCCTCCTGGTGGCGGGCAAGCTTGAACTGGCCCCAGATCTCCGTGCCATGGTACAAAACAacgtggacgacgacggcggccacggcggcaaAAGACAGAGCGTAGGCGAGAGCAAACTGCGTGGGCAGGTAAAGCGGCGAGTAATCGTTGTAAGCGGTCTCGTTGAACTGCAGGTTAGCATCGAGGATGCGAGTGACGTTGTAGACGGCGCCGGTATTGTCGAACGACTCGGAGCTCTGCACAGGGAAGTAGTCGGAATACCAGGTGCCAGAGAAGTGGATGCCGGAAGAAACGATGATaaagaagatgatgatgccaGCAATCACGTTGGCGATGGCATGGAAAGGCGGGATCAGCGGGGAGGTGAGATAGCCCGAGATGACGGTCCAGTCGAATGAGATGGGCATGAGTCCATAGCCTGAGAGACCTCCGAAGAGCTTGTTGACAATCTCATTCTTAGGAGCGACCCAGCAGATCCACGTAAAGTACGACAGCCCCTGAAAGATCCAACCGGGGAACCAGTACCAGATGAaggcgccgctgccgacgatAAGGAACCAGCGGTAGCGGCCAATCTTCCAGCCATTGGTCTTCGTCGGGTCCGAGCCGGAGTGGTCGTGGAGGGTATAGAACAGGGCGCAGTTGACCAGGTTCGAGGGCCAGATCATGGCTGAGGGCCAGACGAGGAAGCGCCGTGCCAACCCAGCCAGGCCGTACCCGGTGCACAAGGTCGTGATGCCGAAAAGCAACTGGAAGGCCCAACCAAAATGCTGCTTGTAGAAGAGCTGCTGGGCAAGTAGAACGTCGGTCGCATACAAGACACCACCTCCGTACGCGGCCTAGAGCATCATGTTAGTCGCCATCGTTGAAAAGAGTCATGGTCACCGGGCCGTCCTTGGCGCCGCGACATCGATATCTTGGCTGCCGCGAAGGCTCCGATCTAGGCAGGCTCTGAATACCCCACCGCGTCCGGACCTCACTTGTTCAAACTTACgttggacatggcaacgaTGATGACGTGCTCCTTGTAGTTGAAGCGACCGGGCTTGAGGTTGAACTTAATGCCGAAGACGTTCTGTTCCTTGTCCGGCATGACTAAATCCCAACCCAGGCCGATGGGGTAGGCGATGAGCTGGACGACGtaggtggtgatggtgacaCTGGGGTTGCGCAGAGAGAAGAGCATGTTGACGCCGGAGCCAACGGTGCAAAGCAGCATGCCGATGACCCAGGCACGAATCGTGTTTGCGGGCAAATCGACATCGTAGTTCCGTACTACAGCGCGGACCTTTGTCGCGGCGTCGCATTCATGTCAGCGACTTGGACGGTTTCCggttcccccccccccccccccccatccgCGTGTCCAGCATGCTTGGACGAGGAGTGCTTCGCGACATACCTCTGGATAAGGCGAGTTATCCTCCATAAGGGCCTGCTCGATTTCGAGGCCTTTCTCGGCGTTACCGGTGGCGAGAGCGGTATCGACATCGTTGAGCTCGTCAATTGGCATGTTGGGATCGAGCTTATGCGCCTTCTCGAACCGAGCCAGAGCCTTGAGCGGCTCGATACCCGtggcctcggcatcgtcgtcgagggcggggTAGGGCGTGATCTCCTCGGGCTCGCCACGTTTGCGAAAGAAGGACGGCATGGTGAGGGCTGTCGAGGACTTTGTGtatgcctctctctctcaccttcGCTCTACTGTTGACCGAGTAGATTGAAAGGGGAGAGGTTGGAGCGCGCCGATTGCGGATGGGCTGAAGAGCGACCGACAAGATAAGAAAAAAGGACGAAAGTAGGCCCCAAGGCCACAAACGGGGGGGGACGACGACTGGGGACGGCGGGCGCCAAGGGCTTTTTCAATCAAATCAACCGAaggagatggcggcggcgagggtggtgCCGGTCGGCGGCCTGCAGGCTAACAAGACAAGGTGACAAGGTAGTGCATTCGTTCCGGTGTAGAGTAGGCCAGCCAGTGCCGGGCCAGTCAAAAAATAATGATAAAAAATAATAAAACCCAAATCCCACTTCCCGTGGATCACCAACGAGTGACGGGGACGATGGCTTCTGGGCGATCTCTCTTCTCTATTGTGGCCCCTGGAAAATCTATGGCGGCGGGTATTTGCGTCTGCTCGAGGTGGCTCTGGATCAGTTAAGTCGGAAGTTTGCAGAGTccacagagagacagagacaggCACATCCAACGCATAAGGCGATGCTGGACCCTCGCTCTCCGTATCGACGCCCCCATATCGCAGTGTACCGTGTGGGTGGGCGCTTCCCTGG belongs to Colletotrichum higginsianum IMI 349063 chromosome 5, whole genome shotgun sequence and includes:
- a CDS encoding OPT family small oligopeptide transporter, giving the protein MPSFFRKRGEPEEITPYPALDDDAEATGIEPLKALARFEKAHKLDPNMPIDELNDVDTALATGNAEKGLEIEQALMEDNSPYPEVRAVVRNYDVDLPANTIRAWVIGMLLCTVGSGVNMLFSLRNPSVTITTYVVQLIAYPIGLGWDLVMPDKEQNVFGIKFNLKPGRFNYKEHVIIVAMSNAAYGGGVLYATDVLLAQQLFYKQHFGWAFQLLFGITTLCTGYGLAGLARRFLVWPSAMIWPSNLVNCALFYTLHDHSGSDPTKTNGWKIGRYRWFLIVGSGAFIWYWFPGWIFQGLSYFTWICWVAPKNEIVNKLFGGLSGYGLMPISFDWTVISGYLTSPLIPPFHAIANVIAGIIIFFIIVSSGIHFSGTWYSDYFPVQSSESFDNTGAVYNVTRILDANLQFNETAYNDYSPLYLPTQFALAYALSFAAVAAVVVHVVLYHGTEIWGQFKLARHQEDDVHMRLMKKYRDAEDWWYLALFVVMVGISFGVVAGWPTGFPAWAYVVCILIPVVWLIPIGIVQAITNIQLGLNVLTEFIIGYMVPGRPLAMMMFKNYGYICMSQALYFAQDLKLGHYMKVPPRTMFASQLVASLWSAVVQIAVMNWALGHIPDVCQPDQPNSYTCPGGRVFFTASIIWGAIGPARIFSGQALYSSLQWFWLVGAITPVITWFLARKWPKSIWRYVNTPLLYGGSGWLPPASVYIYLCWALVGTIFNFFIKRRYTGWWLQYNYITSAALDCGLIVATLIIFFTLYLTSARPPQWWGNVDVFQTMDWKGTAIRTQVAPGDIIGPNRWP